TCATCCATTTTCTAGCACCTGGTTCATTGTCTGGGATTTTATCTATGACTTTATTTCGGACAGGCTCAATAAGTTGTAACCATTTTTTCGTGTGCACAAAATCGCTATGATCTCCTATGCCCTTCAGGCTTGCTGCGCAACCACCGCAATTTGAATGTCCACAGACAATAATATTTTCAACATTAAGAGCAAGAACAGCGTATTCAATCGCGGACATAATCGATACATACTCTGAGGTTTCACTATATGGAGGCACAATATTGGCCACATTGCGGACGATAAATAGTTCCCCCGGTAGAGCTCCTGTAATCATATTAGGATGAATCCTAGAATCACAGCAGGTAATAAATAAAGTATGGGGATGTTGACTTGTCTTTAGGTCCCAGAAGAGCTCCTTGTGAGTTTCATAATCTTTTCTTCTAAAATTGATGATTCCATCTAATAACTTTTGCATGATTCCCCCTCCCAAAGGTCTTTGTTTTGTTTTCATACTATATATTAAACTATTTTTGTTAATTAATAAACTACTTTTTTGCTCTATAGTTTAAATAAGCACCTATTAAAATCAAAGTTACGCCTATCATGCTTAAATAATTTGGAATTTCACTCCATATAGAAATGCCGATAAATATCGAAAATACAGTATTTCCATAGGAATAGATAGAGAGATCTCCTGCTGGCGCATAAGAATAGGCAATTGTCATAAAATATTGTGCAAAAGTGGCGAATATACCTACTGTAAGCAAAACGATGAAATCAAATAAAGTAGGCATGACAAAACCACCAAAAAACATAAATGGAATCGTCAGCAATGTTGAAATACCTGTAAAATAAAATACGATAGCATTAGAAGTATCTGTCTTACTTAAATACCGTATCATAGTATAAGCAGAGGCTGCAAAAATAGCAGACAATAAACCTGCAATAGCTGGAATAACAGTATAGTCAAATTGAGGTTGAGATACAAACACTACTCCTACAAGAGCCAATACAATTGCCCCGATTTGTAG
Above is a genomic segment from Alkalibaculum bacchi containing:
- a CDS encoding DMT family transporter, which codes for MSDRSKGISYMLASSLFFALMAAAVKFAGDIPTMEKVFFRNIVGVVVSAHAIIKSGEGFKGNNTNYLSYRAILGFLGVVFYFYALGNLPLADAVVLNQINPFFVIIFAVLFLGEKIKKLQIGAIVLALVGVVFVSQPQFDYTVIPAIAGLLSAIFAASAYTMIRYLSKTDTSNAIVFYFTGISTLLTIPFMFFGGFVMPTLFDFIVLLTVGIFATFAQYFMTIAYSYAPAGDLSIYSYGNTVFSIFIGISIWSEIPNYLSMIGVTLILIGAYLNYRAKK
- a CDS encoding carbonic anhydrase, producing the protein MQKLLDGIINFRRKDYETHKELFWDLKTSQHPHTLFITCCDSRIHPNMITGALPGELFIVRNVANIVPPYSETSEYVSIMSAIEYAVLALNVENIIVCGHSNCGGCAASLKGIGDHSDFVHTKKWLQLIEPVRNKVIDKIPDNEPGARKWMMEQGNVLEQLKNLGTYPYIVERVNSGRLQLSGWHYIIETGEVYIYKPEEEGFVLSN